One Streptomyces sp. ML-6 genomic region harbors:
- a CDS encoding RICIN domain-containing protein gives MNSRTSHALPRALAALVAALAVVLGLTAQTGTARAAETSGLAALTFTAAGNGRNLDVQNGNTGDGVYVVTNSAPGYHQQWTANKQADGSFTLANDFTGKCVATGLPLRQQSCSGAASQRWYFQPVTGAANTFMIRNAGDNKCVDIVLNAQYDDAWTQTYGCNGSAAQQWRIPAAASGDAMAAAVEYASKRCQKDAATCSWTKGVQAPAAPLPVECVSPVWYNGTGAPVPWTFSLTTTSGWSSELSVSFETKLGTGSPNPVQTSVALTISGKVTYDLSETLGNSLTITVPQQQYGWVALSKLATKVTGEWTFDANGYPWKAQDTVTVPLTSDDQGHASVYLAKTAPEFTTCG, from the coding sequence ATGAACTCGCGTACCAGCCACGCTTTACCCAGGGCGTTGGCCGCCCTCGTGGCCGCGCTGGCCGTCGTGCTCGGCCTGACCGCACAGACCGGGACGGCACGGGCGGCCGAGACCTCCGGCCTGGCCGCGCTGACGTTCACCGCGGCCGGCAACGGCCGGAACCTGGACGTGCAGAACGGCAACACGGGGGACGGCGTCTACGTCGTCACCAACTCCGCGCCCGGTTACCACCAGCAGTGGACCGCCAACAAGCAGGCCGACGGTTCGTTCACCCTGGCCAACGACTTCACCGGGAAGTGCGTGGCGACCGGCCTTCCGCTGCGGCAGCAGTCGTGTTCCGGGGCCGCCTCCCAGCGCTGGTACTTCCAGCCCGTCACCGGCGCCGCCAACACCTTCATGATCCGCAACGCCGGTGACAACAAGTGCGTCGACATCGTCCTGAACGCCCAGTACGACGACGCCTGGACCCAGACCTACGGCTGCAACGGCTCCGCCGCGCAGCAGTGGCGGATCCCCGCCGCCGCCTCGGGCGACGCCATGGCCGCCGCCGTGGAGTACGCCTCCAAGCGCTGCCAGAAGGACGCGGCCACCTGCTCGTGGACGAAGGGGGTCCAGGCCCCCGCCGCGCCGCTGCCCGTCGAGTGCGTCTCGCCCGTCTGGTACAACGGCACCGGCGCGCCCGTGCCGTGGACGTTCTCGCTGACCACCACCAGCGGATGGTCGAGCGAGCTCAGCGTGTCCTTCGAGACGAAGCTGGGCACGGGATCACCGAACCCCGTCCAGACGAGCGTCGCCCTCACCATCTCCGGCAAGGTGACGTACGACCTGAGCGAGACGCTGGGCAACAGCCTGACCATCACCGTCCCGCAGCAGCAGTACGGCTGGGTGGCGCTGTCGAAGCTGGCCACGAAGGTGACCGGCGAGTGGACCTTCGACGCGAACGGGTACCCGTGGAAGGCGCAGGACACCGTCACGGTGCCCCTGACCAGCGACGACCAGGGCCACGCCAGCGTCTACCTGGCGAAGACCGCGCCCGAGTTCACCACCTGCGGCTGA
- a CDS encoding phosphotransferase: MSEAVSTRVAPAHSTDLLPSLAPLLHEWLPRQRWFAGKGRPVTGFSLVSATEILPVDTGPVADGTGTGLLHLLIRAHQPTMPAQSPDDCYQLLLGVRSVLPARLAPALVGHVRTGPLAGRTVYEGLRDPLLAELLLERFRTPGTLGALRFERGGSPIAAGLTPRVLDTEQSNTSLVYGDAFILKIFRRVFPGTNPDLELPLALARQGCGRVPAPVAWFETASPEPLTLGVLQPFLSGAQDGWQLALRALAEGRDFTDEAHALGRATAEVHTALAAALPTPALHRSQSEHLATAMVRRLEAAAQSVPALVPYVPGLRGAFDAVAASGHRGRDRAVQRVHGDLHLGQTLCAADGFWSLIDFEGEPARPLPERRRPQLPVRDVAGMLRSFDYAARSHRPWNDEWAARCRTAYCEGYAGASGTDPRGEPELLRAHETDKAVYEVLYEAHHRPDWLPVPMAAIHRLALGAD, encoded by the coding sequence ATGTCGGAGGCTGTATCCACCCGGGTCGCCCCGGCCCACAGCACGGACCTCCTCCCGTCACTCGCCCCCCTGCTGCACGAATGGCTGCCCCGGCAGCGCTGGTTCGCGGGCAAGGGGCGGCCGGTCACCGGCTTCTCGCTGGTGTCGGCGACCGAGATACTGCCGGTGGACACCGGCCCGGTCGCCGACGGGACCGGTACCGGGCTGCTCCACCTGCTGATCCGGGCCCATCAGCCGACCATGCCCGCGCAGTCGCCGGACGACTGCTACCAACTGCTGCTCGGGGTGCGGTCGGTGCTGCCGGCCCGGCTGGCGCCCGCGCTCGTCGGGCACGTGCGGACCGGCCCGCTCGCCGGCCGCACCGTGTACGAGGGACTGCGCGACCCGCTGCTGGCCGAACTCCTGCTGGAACGGTTCCGTACCCCCGGCACCCTCGGCGCCCTGCGCTTCGAGCGGGGCGGCTCCCCCATCGCCGCCGGGCTGACGCCGCGGGTCCTGGACACCGAGCAGTCCAACACCTCGCTCGTCTACGGCGACGCCTTCATCCTCAAAATCTTCCGCCGGGTCTTCCCCGGCACCAACCCCGACCTGGAGCTGCCGCTCGCGCTCGCCCGCCAGGGCTGCGGCCGGGTGCCCGCCCCCGTCGCCTGGTTCGAGACCGCGAGCCCCGAACCGCTCACCCTCGGCGTGCTCCAGCCGTTCCTCAGCGGCGCGCAGGACGGCTGGCAGCTCGCCCTGCGGGCCCTCGCCGAGGGCCGGGACTTCACCGACGAGGCCCACGCCCTGGGCCGGGCCACCGCCGAGGTGCACACCGCGCTCGCCGCCGCCCTGCCGACGCCCGCCCTGCACCGGTCCCAGAGCGAGCACCTGGCCACCGCGATGGTGCGGCGCCTGGAGGCCGCGGCCCAGTCGGTACCGGCGCTCGTGCCGTACGTCCCCGGGCTGCGCGGCGCCTTCGACGCGGTGGCGGCGTCGGGGCACCGGGGGCGCGACCGGGCGGTCCAGCGGGTGCACGGCGACCTCCACCTCGGCCAGACCCTGTGCGCCGCCGACGGCTTCTGGTCGCTGATCGACTTCGAGGGCGAACCGGCCAGGCCGCTGCCCGAGCGCCGCCGGCCCCAGCTCCCGGTCCGCGACGTCGCCGGCATGCTCCGCTCCTTCGACTACGCGGCCCGCTCGCACCGCCCGTGGAACGACGAGTGGGCGGCCCGCTGCCGGACCGCCTACTGCGAGGGCTACGCCGGGGCCTCGGGCACCGACCCGCGCGGCGAACCGGAACTGCTGCGCGCCCACGAGACCGACAAGGCGGTGTACGAGGTGCTGTACGAGGCGCACCACCGGCCCGACTGGCTGCCGGTCCCGATGGCCGCGATCCACCGGCTGGCCCTCGGCGCCGACTGA
- a CDS encoding helix-turn-helix domain-containing protein → MLPSHVAYGLGAQYGLRVATVTVIAWERGTAVPSEYELKALAGVLWCSPAELLTGARTLREHRTAKGLDQAEFARLLGLTGEAYRRMEESGRWRGNDRQSALLTKVLGLTPAGFVTVSGRDEELAGLLREAVTTRWQARVRPVAKLVPLEHGVVQDVLEQLHTDYQALMAPMPSRSGTGRGTGAGRRTERTGTAGDAGRAFLAEVLERFWRTAGVHGPQV, encoded by the coding sequence ATGCTGCCGAGCCATGTCGCGTACGGCCTCGGCGCCCAGTACGGGCTGCGGGTCGCCACCGTCACGGTGATCGCCTGGGAGCGGGGCACCGCCGTGCCGAGCGAGTACGAACTCAAGGCGCTGGCCGGGGTGTTGTGGTGCTCCCCGGCCGAACTGCTCACCGGGGCCCGCACCCTGCGGGAGCACCGGACGGCCAAGGGCCTGGATCAGGCGGAGTTCGCCCGGCTGCTGGGGCTGACCGGGGAGGCGTACCGGCGGATGGAGGAGTCCGGGCGCTGGCGCGGCAACGACCGGCAGTCGGCGCTGCTCACCAAGGTGCTGGGGCTGACGCCCGCCGGGTTCGTGACGGTGTCCGGCCGGGACGAGGAGCTGGCCGGGCTGCTGCGCGAGGCGGTGACGACGCGCTGGCAGGCCCGGGTCCGGCCGGTGGCGAAGCTGGTGCCGCTGGAGCACGGGGTGGTCCAGGACGTGCTGGAGCAACTGCACACCGATTACCAGGCGTTGATGGCCCCGATGCCGAGCCGGAGCGGCACGGGAAGGGGTACGGGCGCGGGCAGGAGGACGGAGCGGACCGGGACGGCGGGCGATGCGGGGCGGGCCTTCCTGGCCGAGGTCCTGGAACGGTTCTGGCGGACGGCCGGGGTGCACGGGCCGCAGGTCTGA
- the glgB gene encoding 1,4-alpha-glucan branching enzyme, protein MTARKPSRKTPAPTDASPPPPLPPAGTAPPRAPAGTAPPGSPAAEPAARTRRKKPAGAESPHPRREPGTHGVRPAPPLDAEDRARLLAGAHHAPHDLLGAHPVRGGVVFRVLRPYARGVTVLGKGLRARLHDDGDGLFSGLLPMPALPEYRLLVGYEDTEIETHDPYRFLPALGELDLHLIGEGRHEELWTALGARPMEHQGVAGTRFTVWAPDARGVRVAGDFNYWDGTGFPMRSLGSSGVWELFLPGIGEGTLYKFDICRPDGSHTVRADPMARRTEVPPATASIVTDRHHVWQDGEWMAHRGDVPVHEAPFSVYEVHLPSWRPGLTYRQLASQLPAYVKELGFTHVELMPVAEHPFGGSWGYQVTGFYAPTSRLGSPDDFRLLVDSLHRAGIGVLMDWVPAHFPRDDWALAEFDGRPLYEHPDPARAAHPDWGTLEFDYGRKEVRNFLVSNATYWCEEFHIDGLRVDAVASMLYLDYSREDGQWSPNEHGGRENPDAVSFLQEMNATVYRRNPGVVTIAEESTAWDGVTRATHHVGPGGFGGLGFGLKWNMGWMHDSLQYMTKEPVHRKYHHNEMTFSMVYAYSENYVLPISHDEVVHGKQSLVSKMPGDWWQRRANHRAYLGFMWAHPGKQLLFMGQEFAQGAEWSEGHGPDWWLLDPSYGAEADHRGVRTLVGDLNAVYAATPALWQRDTVPEGFDWVDGGAAEDNVFAFLRFDAQGSPLLAVSNFSPVVRHDYRLGVPAVPGDRGVWAEVLNTDAARYGGGDVCHPGPLEPEAVPSHGRNASLSLTLPPLATVWLRPV, encoded by the coding sequence GTGACCGCCCGCAAGCCGTCCCGCAAGACGCCCGCCCCCACCGACGCCTCCCCGCCCCCGCCGCTGCCCCCGGCCGGGACCGCCCCGCCCAGGGCGCCGGCCGGGACGGCTCCCCCGGGGTCCCCGGCGGCGGAACCGGCCGCCCGGACCCGGCGGAAGAAGCCGGCCGGCGCCGAGTCGCCGCACCCCCGCCGGGAGCCCGGCACCCACGGGGTGCGGCCGGCGCCGCCCCTCGACGCCGAGGACCGGGCCCGGCTGCTGGCCGGTGCGCACCACGCCCCGCACGACCTGCTCGGCGCCCACCCGGTCCGGGGCGGGGTGGTCTTCCGGGTGCTGCGTCCGTACGCGCGTGGGGTGACGGTGCTCGGCAAGGGGCTGCGGGCGCGGTTGCACGACGACGGGGACGGGCTCTTCTCCGGGCTGCTACCGATGCCCGCGCTGCCCGAGTACCGGCTCCTGGTCGGCTACGAGGACACCGAGATCGAGACGCACGACCCGTACCGCTTCCTGCCCGCGCTCGGGGAGCTCGATCTGCACCTGATCGGCGAGGGGCGGCACGAGGAGCTGTGGACCGCCCTGGGCGCCCGGCCCATGGAGCACCAGGGGGTGGCGGGCACCCGGTTCACCGTCTGGGCGCCCGACGCCCGCGGGGTGCGGGTCGCCGGGGACTTCAACTACTGGGACGGCACCGGCTTCCCGATGCGTTCGCTCGGTTCCTCCGGGGTGTGGGAGCTGTTCCTGCCCGGGATCGGCGAGGGCACGCTCTACAAGTTCGACATCTGCCGCCCGGACGGTTCGCACACGGTGCGCGCCGACCCGATGGCCCGGCGGACCGAGGTGCCGCCGGCCACCGCGTCGATCGTGACGGACCGGCACCACGTGTGGCAGGACGGGGAATGGATGGCGCACCGCGGGGACGTGCCGGTGCACGAGGCGCCGTTCTCCGTGTACGAGGTGCACCTTCCGTCCTGGCGACCTGGACTGACATACCGTCAACTCGCTTCCCAGCTGCCCGCGTACGTGAAGGAGCTGGGGTTCACGCACGTGGAGCTGATGCCGGTCGCCGAGCATCCCTTCGGCGGTTCCTGGGGCTACCAGGTCACCGGTTTCTACGCCCCGACCTCCCGGCTCGGTTCCCCCGACGACTTCCGCCTCCTGGTCGACTCGCTGCACCGGGCCGGCATCGGCGTCCTCATGGACTGGGTGCCCGCACACTTCCCGCGCGACGACTGGGCGCTGGCGGAGTTCGACGGCCGGCCGCTGTACGAGCACCCGGACCCCGCCCGCGCGGCGCACCCCGACTGGGGCACGCTGGAGTTCGACTACGGGCGCAAGGAGGTGCGCAACTTCCTGGTCTCCAACGCCACTTACTGGTGCGAGGAGTTCCACATCGACGGGCTGCGGGTGGACGCGGTCGCCTCGATGCTCTACCTCGACTACTCGCGCGAGGACGGACAGTGGTCGCCGAACGAGCACGGCGGCCGGGAGAACCCGGACGCGGTGTCCTTCCTCCAGGAGATGAACGCCACCGTCTACCGGCGCAACCCCGGCGTCGTCACCATCGCCGAGGAGTCCACCGCCTGGGACGGGGTCACCCGCGCCACCCACCACGTCGGGCCGGGCGGCTTCGGGGGGCTGGGCTTCGGGCTGAAGTGGAACATGGGCTGGATGCACGACTCCCTGCAGTACATGACGAAGGAGCCCGTGCACCGCAAGTACCACCACAACGAGATGACCTTCTCGATGGTGTACGCGTACAGCGAGAACTACGTGCTGCCGATCTCGCACGACGAGGTGGTGCACGGCAAGCAGTCGCTGGTCTCCAAGATGCCGGGCGACTGGTGGCAGCGGCGCGCCAACCACCGGGCCTACCTCGGCTTCATGTGGGCCCACCCGGGCAAGCAACTCCTTTTCATGGGGCAGGAGTTCGCCCAGGGCGCGGAGTGGTCGGAGGGGCACGGCCCGGATTGGTGGCTGCTCGACCCCTCGTACGGGGCGGAGGCCGATCACCGGGGCGTGCGCACCCTGGTGGGCGACCTGAACGCGGTGTACGCCGCCACGCCCGCGCTGTGGCAGCGCGACACGGTCCCGGAGGGTTTCGACTGGGTGGACGGCGGGGCGGCCGAGGACAACGTCTTCGCGTTCCTGCGCTTCGACGCGCAGGGCTCGCCGCTGCTGGCCGTCAGCAACTTCTCCCCGGTGGTGCGGCACGACTACCGCCTCGGGGTCCCGGCGGTGCCCGGCGACCGGGGTGTGTGGGCGGAGGTCCTCAACACGGACGCCGCGCGGTACGGCGGCGGCGACGTGTGCCACCCCGGCCCGCTGGAACCGGAGGCGGTCCCGTCCCACGGCAGGAACGCCAGCCTGTCACTGACGCTCCCGCCGCTGGCGACGGTGTGGCTGCGGCCGGTGTGA
- a CDS encoding ATP-binding protein, protein MRLPRTRPRSLAGQLFAMQVVLVAAVVAGCAFFAYVSGSEQAEETATRQVRTAALAIAGSPSVREAIGTPDPSAVLQPYAERVRRDTGIAFVTIMSPDRVRWTHPDADRIGEEFLGHTARALRGETFSETYTGTLGPSIRVVTPVRDGGRIVGLVSAGITVDRVSSQVREQLGALGLAAGGALALGGIGTYVINARLRRHTHGMNAAELSRLHDYHQATLHAVREGLLMLDGRRRIALINDAGRELLGLEPDAVGCRVDELELPAPLTGALLAAEERVDELHLTADRVIVVNTRPVVGGEQHGTVVTLRDHTELQALSGELDSERGFTQALRSQAHEAANRLHTVVSLIELGRADEAVGFATAELELAQALTDRVVGAVAEPVLAALLLGKAAQANERGVELVLAEDSLIDDGSLPPTLSHRDLVTILGNLIDNAVDAASEAAAGAPGSGPGRREAAAGRPNGRARVTVTALAGEDGLLLRVADTGAGIDPAAAGEVFARGWSTHGAGRGIGLALVRQAVHRNGGSVTLDRGADGGAEFTVRLPPAAVPAPASAPAPVPAPAPVPGKGALA, encoded by the coding sequence ATGCGTCTGCCCCGTACCCGTCCCCGCAGCCTGGCCGGCCAGCTCTTCGCCATGCAGGTGGTGCTGGTGGCCGCGGTGGTGGCGGGGTGCGCGTTCTTCGCCTACGTCTCCGGCAGCGAGCAGGCGGAGGAGACCGCGACCCGGCAGGTGCGGACGGCCGCGCTGGCGATCGCCGGTTCGCCGTCGGTGCGGGAGGCGATCGGCACCCCCGATCCGTCGGCCGTGCTCCAGCCGTACGCGGAGCGGGTGCGCAGGGACACCGGGATCGCCTTCGTCACGATCATGTCCCCGGACCGGGTCCGCTGGACGCATCCGGACGCCGACCGGATCGGGGAGGAGTTCCTCGGGCACACGGCGCGGGCGTTGCGCGGCGAGACGTTCTCGGAGACGTACACCGGCACGCTCGGCCCCTCGATCCGGGTCGTCACCCCGGTCCGCGACGGCGGCCGGATCGTCGGCCTGGTCAGCGCGGGCATCACGGTCGACCGGGTCTCCTCGCAGGTGCGGGAGCAGCTCGGGGCGCTGGGGCTGGCGGCGGGCGGGGCGCTGGCGCTCGGCGGCATCGGCACCTATGTGATCAACGCCCGGCTGCGGCGGCACACGCACGGCATGAACGCCGCCGAGCTGAGCCGGTTGCACGACTACCACCAGGCCACGCTGCACGCGGTGCGCGAGGGGCTGCTGATGCTCGACGGGCGGCGCAGGATCGCGCTCATCAACGACGCGGGCCGGGAACTGCTGGGGCTGGAGCCGGATGCGGTGGGGTGCCGGGTCGACGAGCTGGAGCTGCCGGCCCCGCTGACCGGTGCGCTGCTCGCCGCCGAGGAACGGGTCGACGAGCTGCATCTGACGGCGGACCGGGTGATCGTGGTCAACACCCGCCCGGTGGTGGGCGGTGAGCAGCACGGCACCGTGGTGACCCTGCGCGACCACACGGAACTCCAGGCGCTCTCGGGCGAGTTGGACTCGGAGCGGGGCTTCACCCAGGCGTTGCGCTCGCAGGCGCACGAGGCGGCGAACCGGCTGCACACCGTGGTCTCGCTGATCGAGCTGGGCCGGGCCGACGAGGCGGTGGGCTTCGCCACCGCCGAGCTGGAGCTGGCCCAGGCGCTCACCGACCGGGTGGTGGGCGCGGTCGCCGAACCGGTGCTGGCCGCGCTGCTGCTCGGCAAGGCGGCGCAGGCCAACGAACGGGGCGTGGAGCTGGTGCTCGCGGAGGACAGCCTGATCGACGACGGTTCCCTGCCCCCGACCCTGTCGCACCGGGACCTGGTGACGATCCTCGGCAATCTGATCGACAACGCGGTGGACGCGGCGTCGGAGGCGGCGGCCGGTGCGCCGGGGTCCGGGCCCGGCCGGCGGGAGGCGGCGGCCGGGCGGCCGAACGGGCGGGCCCGGGTCACCGTCACCGCGCTCGCCGGGGAGGACGGGCTGCTGCTGCGGGTCGCCGACACCGGGGCCGGGATCGACCCGGCCGCCGCCGGGGAGGTGTTCGCCCGCGGCTGGTCGACGCACGGCGCGGGCCGTGGCATCGGGCTCGCCCTCGTCCGGCAGGCGGTGCACCGCAACGGCGGGTCGGTGACGCTGGACCGCGGGGCGGACGGCGGCGCGGAGTTCACGGTGCGGCTGCCCCCGGCCGCCGTGCCCGCCCCGGCGTCGGCGCCCGCTCCCGTACCCGCTCCCGCGCCCGTGCCCGGGAAGGGAGCCCTCGCGTGA
- a CDS encoding cation:dicarboxylase symporter family transporter: MGVAAARRDRTHYLYLAVIAAVGLGILVGFVAPDVAVELKPIGTGFVNLIKMMISPIIFCTIVLGVGSVRKAAKVGAVGGLALGYFLVMSTVALAIGLLVGNLLEPGQGLHLTEAARAAGEKQAAGVSESTVDFLLGIIPTTMVSAFTEGEVLQTLLVALLAGFALQAMGAAGEPVLRGIGHVQRLVFRILAMIMWAAPVGAFGAMAAVVGETGIDALKSLAIIMVGFYLTCAIFVFVVLGTILRLVAGVSLIALLKYLGREFLLILSTSSSESALPRLIAKMEHLGVSRPVVGITVPTGYSFNLDGTAIYLTMSSLFIANAMGDPLSAGEQISLLLFMIVASKGAAGVTGAGLATLAGGLQSHRPGLVDGVGLIVGIDRFMSEARALTNFAGNAVATVLVGTWTKEIDKERAARVLSGALPWDERMLNQDGEVTEVPGPRDGDDELAVTKA, encoded by the coding sequence GTGGGAGTGGCAGCCGCCAGGCGGGACCGTACGCACTATCTGTATCTCGCCGTGATCGCGGCGGTCGGGCTCGGCATCCTCGTGGGCTTCGTCGCCCCGGATGTCGCCGTCGAGCTCAAGCCGATCGGCACCGGCTTCGTGAACCTGATCAAGATGATGATCTCGCCCATCATCTTCTGCACGATCGTGCTGGGCGTCGGCTCGGTGCGCAAGGCCGCCAAGGTCGGCGCGGTCGGCGGCCTCGCCCTCGGCTACTTCCTGGTGATGTCGACCGTCGCGCTCGCCATCGGCCTGCTCGTCGGCAACCTCCTGGAGCCCGGCCAGGGCCTGCACCTCACCGAGGCGGCGCGGGCCGCCGGGGAGAAGCAGGCGGCGGGCGTGAGCGAGTCCACCGTGGACTTCCTGCTCGGCATCATCCCCACCACGATGGTCTCCGCCTTCACCGAGGGCGAGGTGCTCCAGACCCTGCTCGTCGCGCTGCTCGCGGGCTTCGCGCTGCAGGCCATGGGCGCGGCGGGCGAACCGGTCCTGCGCGGCATCGGCCACGTCCAGCGCCTCGTCTTCCGCATCCTCGCCATGATCATGTGGGCGGCCCCGGTCGGCGCGTTCGGCGCGATGGCCGCAGTGGTCGGCGAGACCGGCATCGACGCGCTGAAGTCGCTCGCGATCATCATGGTCGGCTTCTACCTCACCTGCGCGATCTTCGTCTTCGTGGTGCTCGGCACGATCCTGCGCCTGGTCGCCGGGGTCAGCCTGATCGCCCTGCTGAAGTACCTGGGCCGCGAGTTCCTGCTGATCCTCTCCACCTCCTCCTCGGAGTCCGCCCTGCCGCGGCTCATCGCGAAGATGGAGCACCTGGGCGTCAGCCGGCCGGTCGTCGGCATCACCGTGCCGACCGGCTACTCCTTCAACCTCGACGGCACCGCGATCTATCTCACGATGTCCTCGCTCTTCATCGCCAACGCGATGGGCGACCCGCTGAGCGCCGGTGAGCAGATCTCCCTGCTGCTCTTCATGATCGTCGCCTCCAAGGGCGCGGCCGGGGTCACCGGCGCCGGCCTCGCCACCCTCGCGGGCGGCCTCCAGTCGCACCGACCCGGCCTGGTCGACGGCGTCGGCCTGATCGTCGGCATCGACCGCTTCATGAGCGAGGCCCGCGCCCTGACGAACTTCGCGGGCAACGCCGTGGCCACCGTTCTGGTCGGCACCTGGACCAAGGAGATCGACAAGGAGCGGGCCGCCCGGGTCCTGTCCGGCGCGCTCCCCTGGGACGAGCGGATGCTCAACCAGGACGGCGAGGTCACGGAGGTCCCCGGGCCGCGCGACGGCGACGACGAGCTCGCCGTGACGAAGGCGTAG
- a CDS encoding response regulator — translation MIRVLVVEDDPVAADAHRLYVERVPGFAVAAVAHSRAQAVRALERTPVDLLLLDLYLPDGHGLQLLRSLRAAGHSADVIAVTSARDLAVVREGVSLGVVQYVLKPFTFATLRDRLVRYAEFRAAAGEASGQDEVDRALGVLRAPQPAQLPKGLSGPTLEAVTRTLRSAPDGVTAAAAGEALGISRITARRYLEHLVTVGRAVRRPQYGQIGRPELHYRWVAENR, via the coding sequence GTGATCCGGGTGCTGGTCGTCGAGGACGACCCCGTCGCGGCCGACGCCCACCGGCTGTACGTGGAGCGGGTGCCGGGGTTCGCGGTGGCGGCCGTCGCGCACTCGCGGGCCCAGGCGGTGCGGGCGCTGGAGCGCACCCCGGTCGATCTGCTGCTGCTGGACCTGTACCTGCCCGACGGCCACGGCCTGCAACTGCTGCGCTCGCTGCGCGCGGCCGGGCACTCGGCCGATGTCATCGCGGTGACGTCGGCGCGCGATCTGGCCGTCGTCCGGGAGGGGGTGTCGCTCGGGGTCGTCCAGTACGTGCTGAAGCCGTTCACCTTCGCCACCCTGCGTGACCGGCTCGTGCGCTACGCCGAGTTCCGGGCGGCGGCCGGTGAGGCGAGCGGCCAGGACGAGGTGGACCGGGCGCTCGGCGTCCTGCGCGCACCGCAGCCGGCACAGCTGCCGAAGGGGCTGAGCGGTCCGACGCTGGAGGCCGTCACCCGCACCCTGCGGTCCGCGCCGGACGGGGTGACGGCGGCGGCGGCCGGTGAGGCGCTGGGGATCTCGCGGATCACCGCCCGCCGCTACCTGGAGCACCTGGTGACGGTGGGGCGGGCGGTGCGCAGGCCCCAGTACGGCCAGATCGGACGCCCGGAGCTGCACTACCGCTGGGTGGCCGAGAACCGCTGA
- a CDS encoding helix-turn-helix domain-containing protein, whose translation MVVEGRAPDPREARSADEFVALLRVLKDASGLTFRELSQRADAVGDVLPRSTIANMLGRTSVPREELLAAFVRACGCGPAEVGDWLAVRKELVVHGRRSGTGGSGDRAEEDGAAGASGDGPADGSARPSPDAPAAGPDPARRRRNRVVLAAVVSVVVLAVVATTAVLLGGDEDEGRPDTRRATGPVAGRTVQIRSVHSGYCLSEEQGSDSGRLYQVRCEQETIPAFSLQPLGEDIWRIVTDHPVYGQGCTGIWDGARENGAPLQDQECGKRDEAEEFRIEPVGSPVEGYRIRPVHTRLCVGAERYGKERGAELVQTDCAGERKSLFSFDPVATRTAGG comes from the coding sequence ATGGTGGTCGAGGGCAGGGCTCCGGACCCCCGGGAGGCGCGGAGCGCGGACGAGTTCGTCGCCCTCCTGCGGGTGCTCAAGGACGCGTCGGGGCTGACGTTCCGCGAACTGAGCCAGCGGGCCGACGCGGTCGGGGACGTCCTGCCGAGGTCCACGATCGCCAACATGCTCGGGCGCACCTCGGTCCCGCGTGAGGAGCTCCTCGCCGCGTTCGTACGGGCCTGCGGATGCGGGCCGGCGGAGGTCGGCGACTGGCTCGCGGTGCGCAAGGAACTGGTCGTGCACGGGCGGCGGAGCGGAACGGGCGGGAGCGGCGACCGGGCGGAGGAGGACGGGGCGGCCGGGGCGTCCGGGGACGGCCCCGCGGACGGGTCGGCGCGGCCGTCCCCGGACGCCCCGGCCGCCGGTCCGGACCCCGCCCGCCGCCGGAGGAACCGCGTCGTCCTGGCGGCGGTCGTCTCGGTGGTCGTGCTCGCCGTCGTCGCGACGACCGCCGTCCTGCTCGGAGGGGACGAGGACGAGGGCCGGCCGGACACCCGCCGGGCGACCGGGCCCGTGGCGGGGCGGACGGTGCAGATCCGGTCCGTGCACTCCGGATACTGCCTCAGCGAGGAGCAGGGCAGCGACAGCGGGCGGCTGTACCAGGTGCGGTGCGAGCAGGAGACGATCCCGGCCTTCTCCCTCCAGCCGCTGGGCGAGGACATCTGGCGGATCGTGACCGACCACCCCGTCTATGGTCAGGGCTGCACCGGGATCTGGGACGGGGCGCGGGAGAACGGGGCCCCGCTCCAGGACCAGGAGTGCGGCAAGCGCGACGAGGCGGAGGAGTTCCGGATCGAGCCCGTGGGCAGCCCCGTCGAGGGCTACCGGATCCGCCCCGTCCACACCCGTCTGTGCGTCGGTGCCGAGAGGTACGGCAAGGAGCGCGGCGCCGAGCTGGTGCAGACGGACTGCGCGGGGGAGAGGAAGAGCCTGTTCTCCTTCGACCCGGTGGCCACGCGGACGGCCGGCGGCTGA